tgacgtcacttaccccaagtcttttccactgatcctcccttctgtctcttagccagtaccataccgttttgatgactgctgctttatagtataatttaatatctggggCCACTGCCACCGCCCAGAGACCGCTGAACCCCCCGTTTGTCCGTCCGCTGCCGCCACTCACTCCGGGCACAGAATATTCAGTCATGGATAAAAATGAGCTGGTGCAGAAAGCCAAATTGGCTGAGCAGGCTGAGAGATATGATGACATGGCATCCTGCATGAAGTCTGTAACTGAGCAAGGAGCTGAATTATCCAATAAGGAGAGGAATCTTCTCTCTGTTGCTTACAAAAATGTCATAGGGGCCCGAAGGTCATCTTGGAGGGTTGTTTCAAGTATTGAGCAAAAGATGGAAGGTGCTGAGAAAAAACAGCAGATGGCCCGTGAGTAcagagagaaaattgagaccGAACTAAGAGATATCTGCAATGATGTGCTGTCTCTATTGGAAAAGTTCTTAATTCCTAATGCTTCACAAGCAGAAAGCAAAGttttctatttgaaaatgaaagaagactACTACTGTTACTTGGCTGAGGTTGCTGCTGGTGATGACAAGAAAGGTATAGTGGATCAGTCACAACAAGCATATCAAGAAGCATTTGAAATCAGCAAAAAGGAGATGCAACCAACGCATACTATAAGATTGGGTCTGGCCTTGAACTTCTCTGTGTTCTATTATGAGATCCTGAACTCTCCAGAGAAAGCTTGCTCCCTTGCAAAGACAGCTTTTGATGAAGCCATTGCTGAACTTGATACATTAAGTGAAGAATCATACAAAGACAGCACACTAATAATGCAATTACTGAGAGACAACTTGACATTGTGGACATCGGACACCCAAGGAGATGAAGCTGAAgcaggagaaggaggggagaattAACCAGCCTTccaacttttgtctgcctcattcTAAAATTTACACAGTAGACCATTTGTCATCCATGCTGTCCCACAAATAGTTTTTGTTTATGATTTATGACAGGTTTATGTTACTTCTATTTGGATTTCTATAATTCCCATGTGGTTTTTATGTTTAATATTAGGGGAGTAGAGCCAGTTAACATTTGGGGAGTTATCTGTTTTCATCCGAGGTGGCCAATATGGGGATATGGAATTTTTATATACGTTTTACATGTTTGGCACAGTACTTTTGGTACATTGTGATTTCACAAGGCCAGTGTTAAAACAGCTTCCATGTCTAAGCAAAGAAAACTGCCTACATATTGGCCTGTCATGGTGGGGGGGAAAAGGGATAATTGGTTCCAGCCACAGGTATAGTTATTGTGGGGTACTTTAGGGTTGGAGCACTCATGGCTGTGGTAGAAACAGATGTTCCATAGATATTACATGCCATTCCATGAATATCTGTGGAATACACAAATCTCAACGTGTACACCTTTATGATTGCAGTTGCAAAAGTGTTCCTTAAGACAAAGTTTTAACCCAGTCAATTTACTCTGGAGAAGGGCAGAAATGGTTCACATTCCATTATTTGTAAAGTTTCCTGCTGTTCGCTTTCATTATTTTTGCTacactcattttatttgtatttaaatggTTTAGGCAACCTAAGAACAAATAAATGTACAAGTAAAGATGCAGTAAAAATGAATTGCTTGATATTCATAAAGTCACTGTATATCAAGCACAGCagtaaaacaaaaaacccatgtatttaactttttttaggttttttgcttttgtgatttttttgatACTTGCCTAAAATGCATGTGCTGTAAAAATAGTTAACAGGGAAATAACTTGAGATGATGGCTAGCTTTGTTTAATGTCTTATGAAATTTTCATGAACAATCCAAGCATAATTGTTAAGAACATGTGTATTAAGTTGATGTAAGTGGAATAAAAGTTTtatgactggaaaaaaaataataataatttaatatctggtactgctaggcccccttccttcacattttttttcattattttccttgatattcttgatcttttgttattccaaatgaaatttgttatagttttttctaattcactaaagaagttttttggtagtttgatcggtatggcactaaataggtaaattagtttgggtagaatggtcatttttattatgttagctcgtcctacccatgagcaatcaatgtttttccaaatgtttagatcttgttttaattgtttggaaagtgttttgtagttgttttcatataattcctgtgtttgttttggtagatagattcctaagtattttatattatctagggtgattttaaatgttgtttctctttctacctcttgctgctgtgatgtgttggaaatatatagaaatgctgatgatttgtgtgcatttattttgtatcctgcaactttgctaaagttgttgattatttctacaagcttcctagttgattctctaggattttttaagtagaccatcatatcatctgcaaagagtgatagcttagtctcctcattgcctattttaatgccctcaatttctttttcttctctaattgctactgttagtgtttctagtgcaatgttgaataatagaggagataatgggcatccttgtttcactcctgatcttattggaaaggcttctaatttatccccattgcaaatgatgcttgttgatggttttaggtatgtactgtttattgtttttaggaaaggtccttctattcctatattttccagtgttttcaataggaatgggtgctgtattttgtcaaaggctttttcagcatcttttgagataatcatgtgatttttgtttgttagattgttgatatggtcaataatgtggatggttttcctaatgttgaaccaaccttgcattcctggtataaattccacctgatcatggtggatgatcctcttgatcacttgctggagtctctttgctagtattctttttaggatttttgcatctatgttcattagggagattggtctatagttttctttctctgtttttgatctacctggctttggaatcagtaccatatttgtgtcatgaaaggaatttggtaggactccttctttgcttatcatatcaaataatttgtatagcattgggattagttgctctttgaatatctgatagaattcacttgtgaatccatcaggccctggagattttttcttagggagttctttgatggcttgttcaatttctttttctgatatggaattatttaggtattctatttcttctgctgttaatctaggcaatttatatttttgtaaatattcatccatatctcctaaattgttagacttgttgccatataattgggcaaaatagtttttaatgattgccttaatttccccttcattagaggtaaggtctcccttttcatctttgatactgtcaatttggtttccttctttgcttttttctttattagattgaccagtactttgtctattttatctgttttttcaaaataccagcttctagtcttatttattaattcaatagttNNNNNNNNNNNNNNNNNNNNNNNNNNNNNNNNNNNNNNNNNNNNNNNNNNNNNNNNNNNNNNNNNNNNNNNNNNNNNNNNNNNNNNNNNNNNNNNNNNNNNNNNNNNNNNNNNNNNNNNNNNNNNNNNNNNNNNNNNNNNNNNNNNNNNNNNNNNNNNNNNNNNNNNNNNNNNNNNNNNNNNNNNNNNNNNNNNNNNNNNNNNNNNNNNNNNNNNNNNNNNNNNNNNNNNNNNNNNNNNNNNNNNNNNNNNNNNNNNNNNNNNNNNNNNNNNNNNNNNNNNNNNNNNNNNNNNNNNNNNNNNNNNNNNNNNNNNNNNNNNNNNNNNNNNNNNNNNNNNNNNNNNNNNNNNNNNNNNNNNtggttttggagaatcatattatttaatttccaattagtttttgatttgcctgtccaggtgcccttactaattattatttttattgcattatggtctgagaaagttacatttattatttctgctcttttgcatttgtttgcaatgtttctatgccctattacatggtcaatctttgtgaatgtaccatgtgcagctgaaaagaaggtgtattcctttttgtccctatttatttttctccacatatctattaaatctaatttttctagggcttcattcacctctcttacctctttcttatttattttttggtttgatttatctagatcttaaagatgaatatttagatttcccattaatatggttttattatctatttgcttcttgagctctaccagtttctcctttacaaatttggatgctgtgccatttggtgcatacatattgagcaatgttatttcctcattgtctatactgcctttgatcaggat
The window above is part of the Gracilinanus agilis isolate LMUSP501 chromosome 4, AgileGrace, whole genome shotgun sequence genome. Proteins encoded here:
- the LOC123245069 gene encoding 14-3-3 protein zeta/delta-like, whose product is MDKNELVQKAKLAEQAERYDDMASCMKSVTEQGAELSNKERNLLSVAYKNVIGARRSSWRVVSSIEQKMEGAEKKQQMAREYREKIETELRDICNDVLSLLEKFLIPNASQAESKVFYLKMKEDYYCYLAEVAAGDDKKGIVDQSQQAYQEAFEISKKEMQPTHTIRLGLALNFSVFYYEILNSPEKACSLAKTAFDEAIAELDTLSEESYKDSTLIMQLLRDNLTLWTSDTQGDEAEAGEGGEN